The genomic segment AGTGATGATGGTGACCACTACTCCCTGTGGGAGGAGGGGTTTCTGTCCTTGGCACTGGTCTATCTCCTCACTGGGTAACACAAGGAGGACACTGCTAGCCCCCACGGCGCCACCTGTGTGCGACACGTAGTGTCTGAGCTTCCTGCCCTGGCCATATTTCTGCAGCTTCTCCACTACCAGCCAGCCTTGGGCATACATTCCATCCTCATCCCATGTGGCCTCTGTCCTGTCAACTGGCGCCCACAGGTCTATGGCAGTTTTGGGTTTGAGGAAGCCAGGCAGCAAGCCCTCAGTGTCCTTTAGGTGGGCCACCTGGTAGCTGTAGAGTAGAGCATtaccaaacagcagcaggtcCCCCACAGTGGAAAGGAAGCCGCCTCCTGCCCACTTGTAGGAGTTGTCGACATACGGGCAGTTAACAACGCGTCCTCTCTTGTTGAGATGATAAAATCTGTGGAGGAGCGTCATCTTTAAATATGGACTCAGCGTTAGGTTTTTAGCATGCaatgtgcaaacaaaaacaatcctgAGCAATCAAAACAACCTCAAAGAAATAACAGATCTCTACAAAGTTCTACTGCGATGTTACTGATGCATCTCCCCCCTGTACTCAGCTGTGACTGGTCACAGTAATTTGGACATAAGCAGACATTAGTTACCCTACATTACCTGGAGCGGTGGTAAATAATAGGGTCATTCTTATCAGGCACAGTATTGCGCATTCCCAGTTCACGGAACAGGTTCATCATGACGTCCAGAAAGCTCTGGCCAGCAGCTCGCTCCATAACAGCACTAAGCAAGGTAAAGGCGTGGGTGGAGTACAAAAAAGTGGTGCCTGCATGTAGCATAACATACATCTTACTCATCAATACACTGAAAATGCCTCATATTTGAATGGTTTAGCAAGCAAATGTGCGCTTTACCAGGTTTGAAAATGAGCGGGTCGTCCTTGAAGAGGTCCAAGGCCTGAGTGACACTTTCAAAATTGTCCTTCAAGTAGTACTCCTCATGCTCaaactcttttttcttctgagcCTGAGGGGCGTCTTTGCCTTTAGTGTCCTGCTCTGCTGTGGGTTTATCGTTGTTTTCAGATGAGCTCTTTTTATCCTCCTTCTCTTTACCTGGTGGCTTTAAAAGTCGTTTAGCCTTCTCCTTgtcctctttcactttctttgcaTCCTTCTCATAATGTCGGATACCGCTTAGGTGGGACAGAATCATACGAGGGGTTATTGTGACCTGAAAGGACCAAATAAATAATGTGAGCTAAACACAGAAAGGAGCAAGACAGGATCGctaagatggaaaaaaaaaaaaaaatttatttcaaatgactTACATCCTCTCCATCAAATTGTTTCTGGGGAAATTCTGGGACATGTTTCTGGACTGGGACATCAAGATCTAGTTTCCCTTCCTCACACAGTCGCGCAGCAGCTGCAGATGTGAGAGGCTTACTGATGCTGGCGATGCGCATCACCGTTTCTGGGCTGCATGGCACACGGTTCTCCAAATCAGCATAACCGATCCCTAAATTACATAAAGAATTTTAAAGAATCATATAAGAATGTGATTTCAGAGGAATATAGTAAAGAGTCCGTGTGTTGCATTTCAAGATGATTTATTGTAATAAACCCACTATCACATCATTTGTGGGACATTTCATTAAAGTAAAGAGACCATGGAAGAGGATGATGCTTAATTTCACATTGTGTGTTACTGGGTCTCAGGTTTCTCTGGGAATCTGCTACCTTGATTCACGACACAAACAGAAGGCCACTGAATTTGACAACTGGAAGTGCGCCGCTTGTGTTCCAAGGCCAACAGCGCTAAAACTTAAAAAGCTGTttgttaataatttatttgtctcttatgtttcttctttttggtcCTAGGTTTCTCCTAGTCAGCAACCCCGCCAACACTGATATACTGTAGCACTGATTTGTCTTCTGGGCCGACATTGGACCATTCAAACTGGTGATGCATAAGCCCGACCAGTTTACACAGCTCACGTCCACAATACAAAACAGGATGCCAATGGTGGCATAATGTCAGCGAGAGTGGCAACTTTAGCAGCAATTTAACACTGTGACAACACTGACGTACAGTTAGCATTGTAGGCCTACCCTTATCATTAAACAATTAGCGGAAAAAAATCGATTagctaatggaaaaaaaaaaattaactggcagatattttgataattggtAAATTGTCATAATTGTCATggtgaatgatttttttcaaacaaaaatgatcaatacTTACCAGCTCCAGTTTCTCCAACATTATCATTTACTGTTTTCCACTGtttaatataattgtaaatgtaatatctCTGGGTTTAGTACAAAATAAGTAATATGAAGACTGCTCTGCGAAACTGTGAaggaataaatatatatatatatatatatatatatatatatatatatatatatatatttttttttttttttttttactattttctcaaggtttacaaataaatatgattaattCCGTCAATTGAAATAATCAGACTACTGTTGAAACGTAAAAAATGTTATTGCCCTGCAGTACCATTGTTGTGTCCCAAATTTGAGAAAGGCAATGTGAGGCAGCCGGTGTTGTTTCCTCTGGTAGAAAAAATGGAGCGTTTTCTAACACTGGACCAGTCCCAATTGTTCTTGTGGGCCTTTGTTGGACCAGCCAAACTGGTACGAAATTAGGTTGGACAAATTAGACTAGTTACACAGGtattgcaggttttttttgttttgtttgtttttgtcaaaacactATCCGCAGCACCTTTAATGTGGACTTCATAGGCACCAACCTTCACACCAGACCTCAGCACCGTCCACAGAGACCCCAACCACCAGCCCCGGAGCCGCCACCTCAGCCtgacaacacagagacacaacacTGAGCTGACAGGGGTGCCCCTGAAGCGAGGCAGGGAATAAGGGGAGAGAGTAAAGGGGAGCTGTTCAGTAATATAGCCAGGAGGTCGCCGGCCTACCTCTGTGCCTACCTTTATCCGCTCCAAAAGGTCTCTGCTAACTTTAACTGCAGCGCTGTATCGACCGGTCCTCTCCGCCCCCGCAACTTGACCATCAGGCGAACTGTTGGCCGTGTCGGTGCGGTATTTCAGTCCGACAGCCAGAGCAACCCCCACGCCAACCCCGCACAGCCAAATCCCGGACTTTGTCCGGTATTTAGAGCAGGCTGCGTCCGACCCCCCGACACGTCGTCTCTGTTGCTGTGTGAAAACACTGCGCCTGTCTgaccgctgctgctgccgcttcCCTCGCGCTTCGGCTCGCGGCGTCCACAACGGAGACGCCCGGCCTGACAGCAGGGGACATGTGGCGCAGAAGCGGCTCGGCAGAAACAACCGTGACATCGTTGGAAACGCTGCTCCGTTTGGTTGGCGGTAACTGGCCCAGGTAGGTCGGTGAGGTGCATGCAGACGGTTACCGATAACTTCCTGGCTTCCTGCGTGCGTCCTCGAACCAGACCGGACGAATCGAATCATGAGTCAGACAACATCGAGCGACGAAGAGCTCGGTGGAGGTGGGCGATGCCGCACTATGCGGTTACAGTACCGAGTTATGCCAGGTCCAGGATCACAGTACCGGTACATCAGTACCGATATTTAAAGCAACTACTGTACTATACTATTATACTATTAAACACAAGCCAGTTCTAATCATAAAATAAAGGTTCAAGAACTGAAGAGGTCCTCACTGTGCATGCtctcaacagcagcagagatgcaAATAGCACCTCTAAGAAGGATGTTAATGTTCTCAGGATCTGATCTAACATGACGGatccttatttttctttttttttttattgttagcAATCCTAGAGACACTAGAGTATCAATACTCAAACCAAGACTGGGATCGATCCCAGCCTGATGTAGTACAGCGGGGCCTGAGAAAACATCTGCTTGCTTCCACACAAAGAGAATATAAATAGGTTTTTCCTAAATTCTGCTTTCAGTAAGAAAGGTCAAATACGCGGGGTGTCATTTTACAGATTTAGGTTTATTTAATTGTGTCTTGAGTTGAAATGCTTCACATGTTCAATTGATGGCATGGTCTTGCTGTTGGGGACTTATTATATGCTTCTTTACCGCACTTTAAGAGCTGTGTGCAGAGGTTTGATCGCTTACAGTGACACAGCTGTGTGTACCACTGCTGGTCATACATTCATCAGCATAAAGTACCCTCAAGTCAGGCAGTGAGAACCTTACTGTGTGTATAAATGCAGTAACTGGATAAGGTAGAGAACAGCATGACTGATAAAATGGTCCATCCTACCAAAAGCTGCACATTCTATACATCGGAGTTGTGACGACTCTGGTGTACGAATTTACTCGTCCACTTTTAGCTTGGCTGGATTAAGCTGTTAGGGGGCCTGAGGCAAAATTATGTTTTGGAGCCTAGGTTGACACATCCCCAAAATTCCCACCTTCCGTGCATTATATATAGTACGCACTCAATCACTTCCAAATTCCCACTAAGTACAGAGCACACAACATAGTACACATGGCAGCTTCTTTCATTTCCTAGAGACCAACCATTCCTCCTCAGCTGAAATAATACTGACTAGCCTCAGGTTCTCTGGGTCAATTAGCCTGAGGCAAAGGAAATGCACCATGTAAGCACAAATAGTAAccaaaatagaaatagaaaacaaggCTACAAGACAGGGCCAAAAGAACAGGTGATTTTGCAGAAACCACCTGGTTGATATTTGCATCTTAGTGTTAAAAATTTCCTAAGAAATTTGTAAATGTGCATTCAATTTGCAAATTTGAtgcaaatatgcaaacaaagaaaaaactaacaaacaaacaaacaaacacacacacaaaaacattaatgtcACCTACTACCTTTCGGGATGCCAGCCCAGTCCATAACCATAATACACAAGTTTTAGTCCAAACTCCAGGTCACAAACTCAGAATTTGTGCAGTCCAGGCGCATTCAGCctaatctctctctttcacacccacacccacacccacacacacacacacacacacacacacacacacacacagccttatCTCTCCACTGGTGCAACAAAGGACTTTAAAAGACGTGATAACAACTACTTGGCTGCTGTCAACGCTGAACAACTGAGTAAAGTACGAAAACATGCAAAGATATATAAGGCATGATAAACTCATAATTAATGTTAAGGTCATATACTATGGTTATTTAAATAACCTAGTATTATTATCCATTGTGGTGATGCTACTTTCACTTAACtaaagaaaattagaaacattttcCACTGTTGCTACATGGTTTCATTACCCTGAAACTGAATTGATATGGTCCAGTAGTGCTTAGTGAGCTCCagtgaaccaaaaaaaacacatgacagtGTTTTTCCCCCAGCTGGAAGTCAAGTGGAGGGTCAAGTGAAAATGAGCGGAAACGAACAGATCTCCAAAAATTGAACACAACCTGCACCTCTGTGGGGAAGAGAAAATCTATTTAAtaggttttcttttcctttgcatTGCACCCGGTGTTATTCAATCACCCCAAAATCTATTAAAACCTTTAATTTAGTTCACCTTTATGATGGAAAAATGGGCTATGTATGAACCACAAACAAAGttagaaaactttcaaaacgtgcttttattttatagtaataatttttacatttctgataTGATAAACACTTGAAACATCTACATTAAAATAATGCTAAAACAATGCACAACCAGATGACTGAAATCATACTTTACAGACAAGATGAAAAAAttttgaacaatgtttttaaagaaaattaagaaTATACTGTAATGCATTAGCATCTTTCTGTCATCGCTTAACAATACAGTAGCACCAGTATACATAATGACAGGCATAGCCAATGTATACTAACATTTGAGAGGAAATTTTGTGGCAGGAGGgcatgtgttttttctttttattaaacagTTTTCTTACAGTATGCAAAATGTGGATAATGTTGAGGTTTAATTAAGTGCAAAATTTCTCCACTTTATCCTTTGGTATGTGCATAATCAGGGTGGAATGGAACGTACCAGATCAGCTTCAATGCAGATGTCAACTATTTTTGTAACCAATGGCAAATGTCCTTTCACCAGATGacttgtccaaaaaaaaaagaaaaaaaagaaaagaaaaagaaagataccAAAAGAAAATACCTATCTTAAGGATTTCAAAAGGCGCGCATCATTACAAGATAGACAGGTTTGTGAAAACAATGGTGGTTCTCAGTTTAGGCTTCATCAAAGGGAATAGAAAAGCTTTACTTCCCTTTAGCTTTGCTCCTTGGTTGAGTTCCGCTGAAGGCAGGACGGTGCAATAGGAATAGCATCTGGCTGTTTGTTCTCCATCATGGGAAAGGTACGAGAAGAGGGGTTTACGGTAAGCAAGGTGCAAGTACAAAAAGccaaaaccacagtgtgtgtggaggggggagggggggtcagACTGTGTTTTCACAAGTTATTCAGTTCCATTAGAGTCTGGTCCAGCATCTGGTGCATATCGAGGTTCTCTTCTTTAGCGTGTGACAGTTTCTCTGTTAGAACATCAAATGGAGAAGTTTTAATCTCACACAAGCAAGCGTAAGTGAGTCAGTTGGTTAGCTTGCATTAATAAAGAAAGCTGGCTACATCATTCAAGTGAGTCATTGAATTTGAGTGCTTTTTAACCCAATCTacacagcactgacagaaaacaagagaaacacaCTGAATAAACAAGCTCATATTATGATATGCAAGCAACCATGCAGACGGGTTACAGTCTACAAAAAAACGTTattaatacacaaacacaacaacttacaaaaaaatgattattgcCCGACTGCATAACAATAAATTGTAAGATGAGAAAATGATATATTTGAGATAATCCCCGATTTTCACTATAtttcattataaatatatttccataaaaagcaacacaaaattTCAAGCAGTGCAGGCATCGTACGTGGTCAATGCAAATGGAAGAGCTTTGGATCGTAC from the Xiphias gladius isolate SHS-SW01 ecotype Sanya breed wild chromosome 8, ASM1685928v1, whole genome shotgun sequence genome contains:
- the lactb gene encoding serine beta-lactamase-like protein LACTB, mitochondrial isoform X2, producing MIRFVRSGSRTHAGSQEVIGNRLHAPHRPTWASYRQPNGAAFPTMSRLFLPSRFCATCPLLSGRASPLWTPRAEARGKRQQQRSDRRSVFTQQQRRRVGGSDAACSKYRTKSGIWLCGVGVGVALAVGLKYRTDTANSSPDGQVAGAERTGRYSAAVKVSRDLLERIKAEVAAPGLVVGVSVDGAEVWCEGIGYADLENRVPCSPETVMRIASISKPLTSAAAARLCEEGKLDLDVPVQKHVPEFPQKQFDGEDVTITPRMILSHLSGIRHYEKDAKKVKEDKEKAKRLLKPPGKEKEDKKSSSENNDKPTAEQDTKGKDAPQAQKKKEFEHEEYYLKDNFESVTQALDLFKDDPLIFKPGTTFLYSTHAFTLLSAVMERAAGQSFLDVMMNLFRELGMRNTVPDKNDPIIYHRSRFYHLNKRGRVVNCPYVDNSYKWAGGGFLSTVGDLLLFGNALLYSYQVAHLKDTEGLLPGFLKPKTAIDLWAPVDRTEATWDEDGMYAQGWLVVEKLQKYGQGRKLRHYVSHTGGAVGASSVLLVLPSEEIDQCQGQKPLLPQGVVVTIITNMQSVGLSSTALKIAHEFDKARRS
- the lactb gene encoding serine beta-lactamase-like protein LACTB, mitochondrial isoform X1 — its product is MIRFVRSGSRTHAGSQEVIGNRLHAPHRPTWASYRQPNGAAFPTMSRLFLPSRFCATCPLLSGRASPLWTPRAEARGKRQQQRSDRRSVFTQQQRRRVGGSDAACSKYRTKSGIWLCGVGVGVALAVGLKYRTDTANSSPDGQVAGAERTGRYSAAVKVSRDLLERIKVGTEAEVAAPGLVVGVSVDGAEVWCEGIGYADLENRVPCSPETVMRIASISKPLTSAAAARLCEEGKLDLDVPVQKHVPEFPQKQFDGEDVTITPRMILSHLSGIRHYEKDAKKVKEDKEKAKRLLKPPGKEKEDKKSSSENNDKPTAEQDTKGKDAPQAQKKKEFEHEEYYLKDNFESVTQALDLFKDDPLIFKPGTTFLYSTHAFTLLSAVMERAAGQSFLDVMMNLFRELGMRNTVPDKNDPIIYHRSRFYHLNKRGRVVNCPYVDNSYKWAGGGFLSTVGDLLLFGNALLYSYQVAHLKDTEGLLPGFLKPKTAIDLWAPVDRTEATWDEDGMYAQGWLVVEKLQKYGQGRKLRHYVSHTGGAVGASSVLLVLPSEEIDQCQGQKPLLPQGVVVTIITNMQSVGLSSTALKIAHEFDKARRS